The following proteins are encoded in a genomic region of Streptomyces collinus Tu 365:
- a CDS encoding SurA N-terminal domain-containing protein, whose translation MHRRRTALVLSAAIAAAAPLLTACGSEAHPGAAAVVGGQRITVAQLEGRVNEVREAQRAAVPDETQYQQVLASTGSLTRDTLHNMVLDRVLHRAAQDEGIAVSRKEVLQMRAGLEQQAGGAKGLQTTWLQKYGIAPERLDDNLRLQLEAQKLAAKLGTDTSQPAFWKALSKASGELHIDLNPRYGSWDVQKSSRVDAGTPWVHEVTTTARQQPA comes from the coding sequence TTGCACCGCCGTCGCACCGCGCTCGTCCTCTCCGCCGCGATCGCCGCGGCGGCCCCCCTGCTCACCGCGTGCGGAAGCGAGGCCCATCCGGGCGCGGCCGCCGTGGTGGGAGGGCAGCGCATCACCGTCGCCCAGCTCGAGGGCCGGGTCAACGAGGTTCGCGAGGCACAGCGGGCCGCGGTGCCGGACGAGACCCAGTACCAGCAGGTCCTCGCCTCCACCGGCAGCCTCACCCGCGACACCCTGCACAACATGGTCCTGGACCGGGTGCTGCACCGCGCGGCGCAGGACGAGGGGATCGCGGTCAGCCGCAAGGAGGTCCTGCAGATGCGCGCGGGCCTCGAGCAGCAGGCCGGCGGCGCCAAGGGACTGCAGACGACCTGGCTGCAGAAGTACGGCATCGCGCCCGAGCGCCTGGACGACAACCTCCGCCTCCAGCTGGAGGCGCAGAAGCTCGCCGCGAAGCTCGGCACCGACACCAGCCAGCCCGCCTTCTGGAAGGCCCTGTCGAAGGCGTCCGGCGAGCTGCACATCGACCTCAACCCGCGCTACGGCTCCTGGGACGTGCAGAAGAGCAGCCGCGTGGACGCCGGCACGCCGTGGGTGCACGAGGTCACGACCACCGCGCGGCAGCAGCCGGCCTAG
- a CDS encoding transglycosylase family protein, protein MLFSGKGKHRRPSKAVRAITFAGVTGAVVAAPLMAAGNASAATASEWDKVAQCESGGNWSINTGNGYYGGLQFSASTWAAYGGTAYAPQANQAGKAQQIAVAEKVLAAQGKGAWPVCGTGLSGTPYSGAAASAGTSKSTTTTTRSTDQQAANRSATRTAPSASKTVTTPTGKKVKKGDGEYKVVKGDTLSLIAGKHHVQGGWKKLFELNKDIVQDANLIYPGQQLHLK, encoded by the coding sequence ATGCTGTTTTCCGGCAAGGGCAAGCACCGTCGTCCGTCCAAGGCCGTCCGCGCCATCACGTTCGCCGGTGTCACCGGCGCCGTCGTCGCCGCCCCGCTGATGGCGGCCGGCAACGCCTCCGCCGCCACCGCCTCCGAGTGGGACAAGGTCGCCCAGTGCGAGTCCGGCGGCAACTGGTCCATCAACACCGGCAACGGCTACTACGGCGGTCTGCAGTTCTCCGCCTCCACCTGGGCCGCGTACGGCGGCACCGCCTACGCCCCGCAGGCCAACCAGGCCGGCAAGGCGCAGCAGATAGCCGTCGCCGAGAAGGTGCTGGCTGCGCAGGGCAAGGGCGCCTGGCCGGTCTGCGGCACGGGCCTGTCCGGCACCCCGTACTCCGGTGCCGCCGCCTCGGCCGGCACGAGCAAGAGCACCACCACCACCACCCGCTCCACCGACCAGCAGGCCGCCAACCGCTCGGCCACCCGCACCGCCCCGTCGGCGAGCAAGACCGTCACCACCCCGACCGGCAAGAAGGTCAAGAAGGGTGACGGCGAGTACAAGGTCGTCAAGGGCGACACCCTCAGCCTCATCGCCGGCAAGCACCACGTCCAGGGCGGCTGGAAGAAGCTCTTCGAGCTGAACAAGGACATCGTCCAGGACGCCAACCTCATCTACCCGGGTCAGCAGCTCCACCTGAAGTGA
- a CDS encoding cytochrome P450 family protein: protein MTDQPHPPTAPELFTWEFASDPYPAYAWLREHAPVHRTRLPSGVEAWLVTRYADAKQALADQRLSKNPAHHDEPAHAKGKTGIPGERKAELMTHLLNIDPPDHTRLRRLVSKAFTPRRVAEFAPRVQELTDQLIDRFAATGSADLIHEFAFPLPIYAICDLLGVPREDQDDFRDWAGMMIRHGGGPRGGVARSVKKMRGYLAELIHRKREALPDTPAAGEDLLSGLIRASDHGEHLTENEAAAMAFILLFAGFETTVNLIGNGTYALLTHPGQRRRLQDSLALGERALLETGVEELLRYDGPVELATWRFATRPLTVGGQDIAAGDPVLVVLAAADRDPERFADPDVLDLSRRDNQHLGYGHGIHYCLGAPLARLEGQTALATLLTRLPDLRLAADPAELRWRGGLIMRGLRTLPVEFTPVP, encoded by the coding sequence GTGACCGACCAGCCCCACCCCCCGACGGCTCCCGAACTCTTCACGTGGGAGTTCGCCAGCGACCCGTACCCCGCCTACGCCTGGCTCCGCGAGCACGCGCCCGTGCACCGCACGCGACTGCCCAGCGGGGTGGAGGCATGGCTGGTCACCCGGTACGCCGACGCCAAGCAGGCGCTGGCCGACCAGCGGCTGAGCAAGAACCCGGCGCATCACGACGAGCCCGCGCACGCCAAGGGCAAGACCGGTATCCCGGGGGAGCGCAAGGCCGAGCTGATGACGCACCTGCTGAACATCGACCCGCCGGACCACACCCGGCTGCGCCGGCTGGTCAGCAAGGCGTTCACGCCCCGCAGGGTCGCCGAGTTCGCGCCCCGGGTGCAGGAGCTGACCGACCAGCTCATCGACCGGTTCGCCGCGACCGGCTCGGCCGACCTCATCCACGAGTTCGCCTTCCCGCTCCCCATCTACGCCATCTGCGACCTGCTCGGCGTCCCGCGCGAGGACCAGGACGACTTCCGGGACTGGGCGGGCATGATGATCCGGCACGGCGGGGGCCCGCGCGGCGGTGTCGCGCGGTCCGTGAAGAAGATGCGCGGCTACCTCGCCGAGCTGATCCACCGCAAGCGCGAGGCGCTGCCCGACACCCCGGCCGCCGGCGAGGACCTGCTCTCCGGACTCATCCGCGCCTCCGACCACGGCGAGCACCTCACCGAGAACGAGGCCGCGGCCATGGCCTTCATCCTGCTGTTCGCCGGGTTCGAGACCACGGTGAACCTGATCGGCAACGGGACGTACGCCCTGCTCACCCACCCCGGTCAGCGCCGGCGGCTGCAGGACTCCCTGGCCCTCGGCGAGCGCGCCCTGCTGGAGACCGGGGTCGAGGAACTGCTGCGCTACGACGGCCCGGTGGAGCTGGCGACCTGGCGCTTCGCCACCCGTCCGCTCACCGTCGGCGGGCAGGACATCGCCGCCGGCGACCCGGTGCTCGTCGTGCTCGCCGCCGCCGACCGGGACCCGGAGCGGTTCGCCGACCCGGACGTGCTCGACCTGTCCCGGCGGGACAACCAGCACCTCGGGTACGGGCACGGCATCCACTACTGCCTCGGCGCCCCGCTCGCCCGGCTGGAGGGGCAGACCGCGCTCGCCACGCTGCTGACCCGCCTGCCCGACCTGCGGCTCGCGGCGGATCCGGCGGAGCTGCGCTGGCGCGGCGGGCTCATCATGCGCGGTCTGCGCACCCTGCCCGTGGAGTTCACGCCCGTTCCCTGA
- the eno gene encoding phosphopyruvate hydratase, whose translation MLVPSIDVVVAREILDSRGNPTVEVEVGLDDGSTGRAAVPSGASTGAFEAIELRDGDPNRYQGKGVEKAVLAVIEQIGPELVGYDATEQRLIDQAMFDLDATDNKGSLGANAILGVSLAVAHAASEASDLPLFRYLGGPNAHLLPVPMMNILNGGSHADSNVDIQEFMIAPIGAESFSEALRWGTEVYHTLKKVLKSKGLATGLGDEGGFAPNLGSNREALDLILEAIKEAGYAPGEQIALALDVAASEFYKDGKYLFEGKERSAAEMTEYYEELVAAYPLVSIEDPLFEDDWAGWKVITDKLGDKVQLVGDDLFVTNPERLARGIEEGTANALLVKVNQIGSLTETLDAVELAQRNGFKCMMSHRSGETEDVTIADLAVATNCGQIKTGAPARSERVAKYNQLLRIEEILDDAAVYAGRSAFPRFRGHAGVSKG comes from the coding sequence ATGCTCGTGCCGTCCATCGACGTCGTCGTAGCCCGGGAAATCCTGGACTCCCGAGGCAACCCCACGGTCGAGGTCGAGGTCGGCCTCGACGACGGCAGCACGGGTCGTGCCGCCGTCCCGTCCGGCGCCTCCACCGGCGCCTTCGAGGCCATCGAGCTGCGCGACGGTGACCCGAACCGCTACCAGGGCAAGGGTGTCGAGAAGGCCGTCCTGGCCGTCATCGAGCAGATCGGCCCGGAGCTGGTCGGCTACGACGCCACCGAGCAGCGCCTGATCGACCAGGCCATGTTCGACCTGGACGCCACCGACAACAAGGGCTCGCTCGGCGCCAACGCCATCCTCGGCGTCTCCCTCGCCGTCGCCCACGCCGCCTCCGAGGCCAGCGACCTGCCGCTGTTCCGCTACCTGGGCGGTCCCAACGCGCACCTGCTCCCGGTGCCGATGATGAACATCCTGAACGGCGGCTCGCACGCCGACTCCAACGTGGACATCCAGGAGTTCATGATCGCCCCGATCGGCGCGGAGTCCTTCTCCGAGGCCCTGCGCTGGGGCACCGAGGTCTACCACACGCTGAAGAAGGTCCTGAAGAGCAAGGGCCTGGCCACCGGCCTCGGCGACGAGGGCGGCTTCGCCCCGAACCTCGGCTCCAACCGCGAGGCCCTCGACCTCATCCTCGAAGCGATCAAGGAAGCCGGCTACGCGCCCGGCGAGCAGATCGCCCTCGCGCTCGACGTCGCCGCCTCCGAGTTCTACAAGGACGGCAAGTACCTCTTCGAGGGCAAGGAGCGCTCCGCCGCCGAGATGACGGAGTACTACGAGGAGCTCGTCGCGGCCTACCCGCTCGTCTCCATCGAGGACCCGCTGTTCGAGGACGACTGGGCCGGCTGGAAGGTCATCACCGACAAGCTCGGCGACAAGGTCCAGCTCGTCGGCGACGACCTGTTCGTCACCAACCCCGAGCGCCTCGCCCGCGGCATCGAGGAGGGCACCGCCAACGCCCTGCTGGTGAAGGTGAACCAGATCGGCTCGCTCACCGAGACCCTGGACGCCGTCGAGCTGGCCCAGCGCAACGGCTTCAAGTGCATGATGTCGCACCGCTCCGGCGAGACCGAGGACGTCACCATCGCCGACCTGGCCGTCGCCACCAACTGCGGCCAGATCAAGACCGGCGCCCCGGCCCGCTCCGAGCGTGTCGCCAAGTACAACCAGCTGCTGCGCATCGAGGAGATCCTCGACGACGCCGCCGTCTACGCCGGTCGCAGCGCGTTCCCGCGCTTCCGCGGCCACGCCGGGGTCTCCAAGGGCTGA
- a CDS encoding transglycosylase family protein: MLSGNGRHRRPRQAPALLVAAGVTGSAIAIPLLGAASANAADGTTWDKVAECESGGSWSAATGNGYYGGLQISQDDWDKYGGGQYASSADQASRSQQIAVAEKILADRGTTPWATCALLSGLTSNSGSVDVDTGVGGSGKGSSGQGDSGTTDDSQVNSDGDADSSGLPDSSTSSGPSAPSGSSSSSDASAKPSPGESKGKDKGKGGESRGSGKGADTPKSDKSASPGSGDTQEAGASPVEPATDDSDHSWQAGSSWSLVDTGAVSSGGRHRGTSADESVTNGQSDASSGRHASRTADTYTVHEGDSLASIAESLDVDGGWHALYDRNKKAIGADPDDISAGQTLRVGAETGE; encoded by the coding sequence ATGCTCTCCGGGAACGGCCGCCATCGTCGCCCCCGTCAGGCCCCGGCCCTGCTCGTAGCGGCGGGGGTGACCGGGTCCGCCATCGCGATCCCGCTCCTCGGCGCCGCGAGCGCCAACGCGGCCGACGGCACCACTTGGGACAAGGTGGCCGAGTGCGAGAGCGGCGGCTCCTGGAGCGCCGCCACCGGAAACGGCTACTACGGCGGTCTCCAGATATCCCAGGACGACTGGGACAAGTACGGCGGCGGCCAGTACGCCTCCAGCGCCGACCAGGCCAGCCGCTCGCAGCAGATCGCGGTCGCCGAGAAGATCCTCGCCGACCGGGGCACCACCCCCTGGGCGACCTGCGCCCTGCTGTCGGGCCTGACCTCCAACTCCGGTTCGGTGGACGTCGACACGGGCGTCGGCGGCTCCGGCAAGGGCTCGTCGGGCCAGGGTGACTCCGGCACCACGGACGACTCGCAGGTCAACTCCGACGGCGATGCCGACTCGTCCGGCCTGCCGGATTCGTCCACCTCGTCCGGCCCCTCCGCGCCCTCCGGCTCCTCGTCCTCCTCCGACGCGAGCGCCAAGCCGTCGCCGGGCGAGAGCAAGGGCAAGGACAAGGGCAAGGGCGGCGAATCCCGCGGTTCCGGCAAGGGGGCCGACACCCCCAAGTCGGACAAATCAGCTTCTCCTGGCTCCGGTGACACACAGGAGGCCGGGGCCTCCCCTGTGGAACCCGCCACGGACGACTCGGACCATTCATGGCAGGCCGGGAGTTCTTGGAGCCTGGTCGACACCGGCGCCGTCAGCAGCGGCGGGCGTCATCGCGGCACCAGTGCGGACGAAAGCGTGACAAACGGTCAGAGTGACGCCTCTTCGGGCCGTCACGCCTCCCGCACCGCCGACACCTACACGGTCCACGAGGGGGACAGCCTCGCCTCCATCGCCGAGTCCCTTGACGTCGACGGCGGGTGGCACGCGCTCTACGACCGGAACAAGAAGGCGATCGGCGCCGACCCGGACGACATCAGTGCCGGTCAGACCCTGCGAGTCGGTGCCGAAACGGGCGAATAG
- a CDS encoding nucleoside triphosphate pyrophosphohydrolase, whose product MNATSPEAVPGRIVLLTTSHRVAPGLLSWPAWQALRAADTVLCADGAHPQLPYLREAGIAVTEASPTARELVDACAGGRTAVVVATGEGEPALTDGLARLAGSGRVRMPELELLPASYDLPGARLLDLVQVMDRIRLECPWSSRQTHEGLAKYGIEEAYELVEAIEAGDREELREELGDVLLQVVFHSRIAEEDPDAPFSVDDVAGGIVAKLIHRHPHVFGEETAETPEDVKEHWLRTKAEEKRRSSVTEGVPLGQPGLALTAKLASRVRTAGLDVPLPEGDGIGYELLALAVRAEADGVDPEAALRAAARVYRDAIKRTEGQGTGGAGD is encoded by the coding sequence GTGAACGCAACCAGCCCCGAGGCCGTCCCCGGCCGCATCGTCCTGCTCACCACCAGCCACCGCGTCGCCCCCGGGCTGCTGTCCTGGCCCGCGTGGCAGGCGCTGCGCGCCGCCGACACCGTGCTGTGCGCGGACGGCGCGCACCCGCAGCTGCCGTATCTGCGGGAGGCCGGGATAGCGGTGACGGAGGCGTCCCCCACCGCGCGGGAGCTGGTCGACGCGTGCGCGGGCGGGCGGACCGCGGTGGTCGTGGCCACGGGTGAGGGGGAGCCCGCCCTCACCGACGGACTGGCCCGCCTGGCGGGCTCCGGCCGGGTGCGCATGCCCGAGCTGGAGCTGCTGCCCGCCTCCTACGACCTGCCCGGGGCCCGCCTCCTCGACCTCGTCCAGGTGATGGACCGCATCCGCCTCGAATGCCCCTGGTCCTCCCGGCAGACCCACGAGGGCCTGGCCAAGTACGGCATCGAGGAGGCGTACGAACTGGTCGAGGCGATCGAGGCCGGCGACCGCGAGGAGCTGCGGGAGGAACTGGGCGACGTGCTGCTCCAGGTCGTCTTCCACTCCCGCATCGCCGAGGAGGACCCGGACGCGCCGTTCTCCGTGGACGACGTGGCCGGCGGCATCGTCGCCAAGCTGATCCACCGCCACCCCCACGTGTTCGGCGAGGAGACGGCCGAGACCCCGGAGGACGTCAAGGAGCACTGGCTGCGCACCAAGGCCGAGGAGAAGCGGCGCAGCTCGGTCACCGAGGGCGTCCCCCTCGGCCAGCCCGGCCTCGCCCTCACCGCCAAGCTCGCCTCCCGCGTGCGTACGGCGGGCCTCGACGTCCCGCTGCCCGAGGGGGACGGCATCGGCTACGAACTGCTGGCCCTCGCGGTCCGCGCCGAGGCCGACGGAGTGGACCCGGAGGCGGCACTGCGCGCGGCGGCCCGGGTGTACCGGGACGCGATCAAACGGACGGAGGGCCAGGGCACGGGCGGCGCCGGGGACTGA